One stretch of Hevea brasiliensis isolate MT/VB/25A 57/8 chromosome 12, ASM3005281v1, whole genome shotgun sequence DNA includes these proteins:
- the LOC110655640 gene encoding uncharacterized protein LOC110655640, with protein sequence MFHRGGNSNEDQGDDSLQQESKVNELRNAIGPITGRSLQCCTDACLRRYLEARSWNLDKAKKMLEETLKWRSTYKPEEIRWHEVAIEGETGKVYRANFHDRRGRTVLILRPGKQNTKSINNQLRHLVYLIENAILNLPEGQEQMAWLIDFNGWSISNSVPVKAARDTINILQNHYPERLAIAFLYNPPRIFEAFWKIVKYFLDAKTFKKVKFVYPKNVDSVELMRSYFDDENLPTEFGGKAILEYDHEEFSRLMVQDDVKSASFWGFDNKHQEATNGHHDAEVAPEPIGLVPPAI encoded by the exons ATGTTTCACCGTGGGGGCAATTCCAATGAGGATCAGGGGGATGATTCACTGCAACAAGAGTCTAAG GTCAATGAGCTTAGGAATGCCATTGGACCCATAACAGGACGCAGTTTGCAATGTTGCACTGATGCATGTTTAAGAAGATATCTGGAAGCTCGGAGCTGGAATTTAGACAAAGCAAAGAAAATGCTGGAAGAGACGCTTAAATGGAGATCGACTTATAAGCCTGAAGAGATTCGCTGG CATGAGGTTGCTATTGAAGGTGAGACTGGTAAAGTATACAGAGCAAATTTTCATGACAGACGAGGAAGGACTGTACTTATACTGAGGCCAGGAAAGCAG AATACAAAATCAATAAACAATCAGCTCCGACATTTGGTGTATCTCATAGAGAATGCCATACTTAACCTTCCAGAGGGCCAAGAACAAATGGCATGGTTGATAGACTTCAATGGGTGGTCGATAAGCAATAGCGTCCCTGTCAAAGCAGCTCGTGATACTATTAATATATTACAGAATCATTATCCTGAGAGGCTAGCCATAGCATTTCTGTACAATCCCCCACGGATTTTTGAAGCATTTTGGAAG ATTGTCAAGTATTTCTTGGATGCCAAAACATTCAAAAAGGTGAAGTTCGTGTATCCTAAGAATGTTGATAGTGTAGAATTAATGAGGTCATATTTCGATGATGAAAATCTTCCAACTGAGTTTGGGGGAAAAGCCATATTGGAGTATGACCATGAAGAGTTCTCAAGATTAATGGTTCAAGATGACGTCAAGTCTGCCTCGTTCTGGGGATTTGACAATAAGCATCAAGAAGCTACAAATGGGCATCATGATGCTGAGGTGGCTCCAGAGCCAATCGGCCTAGTTCCCCCAGCTATCTAG
- the LOC110655609 gene encoding uncharacterized protein At1g01500 isoform X2: protein MEGANETSCIGEAANSNLQIIRLSPFQTCTKFSSPWFDLRVFYVRISNFQVDASTPEFLTLNHIPLRPDTLLEVNGVRSSMYSDGVSSLLRRDRVDKKSEEATFVSTDSIRITSSLKFEVFHKEDLILSGVLEMSNSNGFVGESKSKVKRWRMNCEPEIAAGSGFLKGKQITSTDLPTIEVYVTGCFSGTPIILTKTLQLSHCKKHIRKGMLDSIPENETTESPKNVSSKHEMQILMGWVSFGGWCPLVGPPSPRAKFGRRHLS, encoded by the exons ATGGAGGGTGCTAACGAAACATCCTGCATTGGTGAAGCTGCAAATTCCAATCTTCAGATCATTAGACTTTCTCCATTCCAAACCTGCACCAAATTTTCATCGCCTTGGTTTGATTTGAGAGTCTTTTATGTCAGGATTAGTAATTTCCAGGTCGATGCTTCGACCCCAGAATTTCTTACTCTCAACCATATCCCTCTCAGGCCAGACACCCTTTTGGAAGTCAATGGTGTTAGAAGCAGCATGTACTCTGATGGTGTCTCTTCCCTTCTCAGAAGGGATCGAGTGGATAAGAAATCTGAAGAAGCTACATTTGTTAGCACAGATAGCATTAGAATCACAAGTAGTCTGAAATTTGAGGTTTTCCACAAAGAGGATCTAATTCTATCTGGGGTTCTGGAGATGTCTAACAGTAATGGTTTTGTTGGGGAATCAAAAAGCAAAGTGAAGCGGTGGAGAATGAATTGTGAACCAGAGATTGCAGCTGGTTCTGGCTTCTTGAAGGGGAAACAAATTACTAGTACTGACTTACCAACCATTGAGGTTTATGTTACAGGGTGCTTCTCTGGAACACCCATCATATTAACCAAGACTTTGCAGCTTAGTCATTGCAAGAAGCATATTAGGAAGGGCATGCTGGATTCAATTCCAGAGAATGAGACGACTGAATCCCCAAAAAATGTTTCATCCAAACATGAAATGCAG ATCCTGATGGGATGGGTGTCTTTTGGAGGTTGGTGTCCACTTGTGGGTCCACCATCTCCTAGGGCCAAATTTGGGCGGCGACATCTGTCTTGA
- the LOC110655609 gene encoding uncharacterized protein At1g01500 isoform X1, protein MEGANETSCIGEAANSNLQIIRLSPFQTCTKFSSPWFDLRVFYVRISNFQVDASTPEFLTLNHIPLRPDTLLEVNGVRSSMYSDGVSSLLRRDRVDKKSEEATFVSTDSIRITSSLKFEVFHKEDLILSGVLEMSNSNGFVGESKSKVKRWRMNCEPEIAAGSGFLKGKQITSTDLPTIEVYVTGCFSGTPIILTKTLQLSHCKKHIRKGMLDSIPENETTESPKNVSSKHEMQIAEYRSYKLENEEDNGNMYRRSKYMEGEDGELSWFNAGVRVGVGIGLGICLGIGIGVGLLVRTYQATTRNFKRGLV, encoded by the exons ATGGAGGGTGCTAACGAAACATCCTGCATTGGTGAAGCTGCAAATTCCAATCTTCAGATCATTAGACTTTCTCCATTCCAAACCTGCACCAAATTTTCATCGCCTTGGTTTGATTTGAGAGTCTTTTATGTCAGGATTAGTAATTTCCAGGTCGATGCTTCGACCCCAGAATTTCTTACTCTCAACCATATCCCTCTCAGGCCAGACACCCTTTTGGAAGTCAATGGTGTTAGAAGCAGCATGTACTCTGATGGTGTCTCTTCCCTTCTCAGAAGGGATCGAGTGGATAAGAAATCTGAAGAAGCTACATTTGTTAGCACAGATAGCATTAGAATCACAAGTAGTCTGAAATTTGAGGTTTTCCACAAAGAGGATCTAATTCTATCTGGGGTTCTGGAGATGTCTAACAGTAATGGTTTTGTTGGGGAATCAAAAAGCAAAGTGAAGCGGTGGAGAATGAATTGTGAACCAGAGATTGCAGCTGGTTCTGGCTTCTTGAAGGGGAAACAAATTACTAGTACTGACTTACCAACCATTGAGGTTTATGTTACAGGGTGCTTCTCTGGAACACCCATCATATTAACCAAGACTTTGCAGCTTAGTCATTGCAAGAAGCATATTAGGAAGGGCATGCTGGATTCAATTCCAGAGAATGAGACGACTGAATCCCCAAAAAATGTTTCATCCAAACATGAAATGCAG ATAGCAGAGTACAGAAGTTACAAACTagaaaatgaagaagataatGGTAACATGTACAGGAGGAGTAAATATATGGAGGGTGAAGATGGTGAACTATCATGGTTCAATGCTGGAGTAAGGGTTGGCGTAGGAATTGGGCTTGGTATTTGTCTTGGAATTGGTATAGGAGTTGGTTTGCTAGTTCGTACATACCAAGCAACCACTCGAAACTTTAAGAGAGGGCTCGTGTGA